The following are from one region of the Candidatus Eisenbacteria bacterium genome:
- a CDS encoding 2OG-Fe(II) oxygenase — translation MATASIRSRLAACDWEAIDRTIGADGFAVLPALLAPAECRALAGLFDDDRRFRQTIEMARYRFGEGSYRYFRDPLPPLVAALRTEIYRHLAPIAQRLARALGDRTALPGSFAAFQAHCAKAGQQRPTPLLLRYTAGGYNCLHQDLYGSVVFPLQMTCMLGRPDRDFTGGEFLLVEQRPRMQSRGHAIRLGEGDAIVFACRERPIRGTRGFYRARVRHGVSTVRSGVRTTLGIIFHDAR, via the coding sequence GTGGCCACGGCGTCGATCCGCAGCCGCCTCGCTGCGTGCGACTGGGAGGCGATCGATCGCACGATCGGCGCCGACGGCTTCGCCGTCCTTCCCGCGCTGCTCGCGCCGGCAGAATGCCGCGCGCTCGCCGGCCTGTTCGACGACGACCGGCGCTTCCGGCAGACGATCGAGATGGCGCGCTACCGCTTCGGCGAGGGATCGTACCGCTACTTCCGCGATCCGCTGCCGCCGCTCGTGGCCGCGCTGCGAACGGAGATCTACCGGCACCTGGCGCCGATCGCCCAGCGGCTCGCGCGCGCCCTCGGCGATCGCACGGCGCTGCCGGGGTCGTTCGCGGCCTTCCAGGCGCATTGCGCAAAGGCGGGACAGCAGCGACCCACGCCGCTCCTGCTGCGCTACACCGCGGGTGGGTACAACTGCCTGCACCAGGACCTCTACGGCAGCGTCGTCTTCCCGTTGCAGATGACCTGCATGCTCGGCCGTCCGGATCGCGACTTCACCGGCGGCGAGTTCCTGCTGGTCGAGCAGCGGCCGCGCATGCAGTCGCGCGGCCATGCGATCCGTCTCGGCGAGGGCGACGCGATCGTGTTCGCGTGCCGCGAGCGGCCGATCCGGGGCACGCGCGGCTTCTATCGCGCCCGGGTCCGCCACGGCGTCAGCACGGTGCGAAGCGGCGTCCGCACGACGCTCGGGATCATCTTCCACGACGCGCGCTGA